One genomic window of Phycisphaerales bacterium includes the following:
- a CDS encoding HAMP domain-containing sensor histidine kinase, translating to MREAEAGEWIAAAIAHEVNNLLTPVVGLADLLEHTAGDEEVRDQLIERAVDRCQRAVAICSLLVDLTKHGPGEEPKASLQAALDAVVASVQDRTVEEGVSIRSSHDGPGQLAVPAIVAEHIVLNLVLNAISASPRGSTISISTGYTPGSAWRPSAWMIWVEDQGHGLDERSVASINQGGLPHGSKGIGLVVVRMLCQRWGGRLRVSSEPGRGTTFHVELPAA from the coding sequence ATGCGCGAAGCCGAAGCGGGCGAATGGATCGCCGCCGCGATCGCCCACGAGGTCAACAACCTGCTCACGCCCGTCGTCGGCCTGGCTGATCTACTCGAGCATACGGCTGGCGATGAGGAAGTACGAGATCAACTCATCGAGCGGGCCGTAGACCGATGCCAGCGGGCCGTTGCGATCTGCAGCCTCCTCGTCGATCTGACGAAGCACGGCCCCGGAGAGGAGCCGAAAGCATCACTCCAGGCCGCGCTGGACGCGGTCGTGGCTTCGGTCCAGGATCGAACGGTCGAAGAGGGCGTGTCGATACGCTCTTCGCATGATGGGCCTGGCCAGCTGGCCGTACCCGCCATCGTGGCCGAGCACATCGTACTGAATCTCGTACTGAATGCGATCTCGGCGTCGCCTCGAGGCTCCACGATCTCGATCTCGACCGGATACACGCCCGGATCGGCCTGGAGACCGTCGGCGTGGATGATCTGGGTCGAGGACCAGGGCCATGGTCTCGACGAGCGCAGCGTGGCCTCGATCAACCAGGGCGGTTTGCCGCACGGCTCGAAGGGCATCGGGCTGGTGGTCGTGCGGATGCTCTGCCAGCGGTGGGGCGGAAGGCTCCGGGTCTCTTCCGAGCCCGGTCGCGGCACCACGTTCCACGTGGAACTTCCGGCCGCCTAG
- a CDS encoding ParB/RepB/Spo0J family partition protein, with the protein MATQRPRKLGRGLSSLLEDASPQRVDAPGTKLSDTAERIREIPIDDIRPNSFQPRIKFDDRHLAELAASIKLAGLMQPIVVRQVGDRAFELIAGERRWRACRMAGLATVPAIVRVADDRNSAELALIENVQRSDLNPIERANAFRALMGKFSMTQSDVADRVGLDRSSVANLLRLLELPEDVRNMISDGVLSAGHGKMLASISDEARLRELVERIMGEHLSVRQTEKAVREITQRAKGGSDASPTESTDRDANIRDLETKLGEHLKTRVRIDVSGKGDKGKLVIEFYDLEHFDGLMRSMGFEAS; encoded by the coding sequence ATGGCAACACAACGACCCCGGAAGCTCGGCCGCGGACTGTCCAGCCTGCTCGAGGATGCTTCGCCCCAGCGTGTGGACGCACCGGGAACAAAGTTATCGGACACTGCGGAGAGAATCAGGGAAATCCCGATTGACGACATCAGGCCCAACTCGTTCCAGCCCAGGATCAAGTTCGACGATCGGCACTTGGCCGAGCTCGCGGCGTCGATCAAGCTCGCTGGGCTGATGCAACCCATCGTCGTCCGCCAGGTCGGCGATCGTGCATTCGAGCTTATTGCCGGCGAGAGGCGGTGGAGGGCCTGCCGCATGGCCGGGCTCGCGACGGTGCCTGCGATCGTGCGTGTCGCCGACGATCGCAATTCAGCGGAGCTCGCGCTCATCGAGAACGTCCAGCGTTCGGACCTCAATCCGATCGAGCGGGCCAACGCGTTCCGCGCGCTCATGGGCAAGTTTTCGATGACCCAGTCCGACGTGGCCGACCGCGTGGGGCTCGATCGGTCGTCGGTCGCCAATCTCTTGCGGCTGCTGGAGTTGCCCGAAGACGTCCGCAACATGATCTCCGATGGCGTGCTTTCGGCCGGTCATGGTAAGATGCTGGCCTCCATTTCCGACGAGGCAAGGCTGCGCGAGCTCGTTGAGCGCATCATGGGCGAGCACCTTTCGGTCCGCCAGACCGAGAAGGCCGTGCGCGAGATTACCCAACGAGCGAAGGGCGGCAGTGACGCGAGCCCGACGGAGTCGACCGATCGAGACGCAAACATCCGGGATCTCGAGACCAAGCTCGGCGAGCACCTGAAGACACGCGTGCGCATCGACGTGTCGGGTAAGGGTGATAAGGGAAAGCTCGTCATCGAGTTCTACGATCTCGAGCACTTCGACGGGTTGATGCGCTCGATGGGGTTCGAGGCGTCGTAG
- a CDS encoding ATP-binding protein, giving the protein MLVLTVIEGPTKGKRFELPANEPQMLGRSSEALPLGDQAVSRRHAELTPDRGEWYLRDLDSQNGTLVNGKQIDGRIRLRTGDTITVGQTTLAFGRSSIVDEFDMIELLRPGEMATSVDATLKRPADAPTAANGQSGPAEQHALEYLRVVYQITELAAKSVTRGALLHGLLELIFEEFKPERGVVMLIDEKGKLAPGAVKNRALIKGREDDRIQVSRTILLHAVRTGEAVLSTNAMMDPRFAAGDSVQNLRIRSAICVPIEHRATVFGAIYIDTSATDQTFTDEQLRLLHAVGQQAGIALANLQLHQGKLQTERLAAMGQTVASLSHSIKNILQGLSGGADLVEMGLDREDLAISRQGWGILRRNLDRIAGLTTNMLAFSRQRQVEIEFTFLRPLIEECAQLIESVCEQQGVALIVDAEDEVPPVPIDASLIHQAVMNLLTNALEAVPQGSGSITVRLHYEEPDSRGPGSPGEAHVMVIDNGPGIPKDRHKSIFEPFQTSKGVRGTGLGLAVTKRVVEDHRGRITISSEPGKGSTFTIVLPTDPDRDHDPAATRGPAGR; this is encoded by the coding sequence GTGCTGGTGCTGACCGTCATCGAGGGGCCCACCAAGGGCAAGCGATTCGAGCTGCCCGCCAACGAGCCGCAGATGCTCGGCCGCTCGAGCGAGGCCCTGCCCCTGGGCGACCAGGCCGTCAGCCGACGCCACGCGGAACTCACGCCCGACCGCGGCGAGTGGTACCTGCGAGACCTCGACAGCCAGAACGGCACGCTCGTCAACGGCAAGCAGATCGACGGCCGCATCCGCCTGCGCACGGGCGACACCATCACCGTGGGCCAGACCACCCTCGCCTTCGGGCGCTCGAGCATCGTCGACGAGTTCGACATGATCGAGCTGCTCAGGCCCGGCGAGATGGCCACGAGCGTCGACGCGACCCTCAAGCGACCGGCCGACGCCCCCACCGCCGCCAACGGCCAGAGCGGGCCCGCCGAGCAGCACGCGCTCGAGTACCTCCGCGTCGTCTACCAGATCACCGAGCTGGCGGCCAAGTCGGTCACGCGCGGCGCGCTCCTGCACGGCCTGCTCGAGCTCATCTTCGAGGAGTTCAAGCCCGAGCGGGGCGTCGTCATGCTCATTGATGAAAAGGGCAAGCTCGCGCCCGGCGCCGTCAAGAACCGCGCGCTCATCAAGGGCCGCGAAGACGATCGCATCCAGGTCAGCCGCACGATCCTGCTGCACGCCGTGCGCACGGGCGAGGCGGTGCTCTCGACCAATGCGATGATGGATCCGCGCTTCGCCGCGGGAGATTCGGTGCAGAACCTGCGCATCCGCAGCGCCATCTGCGTGCCCATCGAGCATCGCGCTACCGTGTTCGGCGCAATCTACATCGATACCTCGGCGACCGACCAGACCTTTACCGACGAGCAACTGCGATTGCTCCACGCCGTCGGGCAGCAGGCGGGCATCGCGCTCGCAAACCTGCAACTGCACCAGGGCAAGCTGCAGACCGAGCGCCTGGCCGCGATGGGCCAGACCGTTGCGAGCCTGAGCCACTCGATCAAGAACATCCTGCAGGGCCTCAGCGGCGGGGCCGACCTGGTCGAGATGGGCCTGGACCGCGAAGACCTCGCGATCTCGCGGCAGGGCTGGGGCATCCTCAGGCGCAACCTCGACCGCATCGCCGGACTGACGACCAACATGCTCGCCTTCAGCCGCCAGCGGCAGGTCGAGATCGAGTTCACGTTCCTACGGCCGCTGATCGAAGAGTGTGCGCAGCTCATCGAATCGGTGTGCGAGCAGCAGGGCGTGGCGCTGATCGTCGACGCCGAGGACGAGGTGCCCCCGGTGCCGATCGACGCCTCGCTCATCCACCAGGCGGTGATGAACCTGCTAACCAACGCGCTCGAAGCCGTCCCGCAGGGCAGCGGCTCCATCACCGTGCGCTTGCACTACGAAGAGCCCGACTCGCGCGGGCCGGGCAGCCCGGGAGAAGCGCACGTCATGGTGATCGACAACGGGCCGGGCATCCCCAAGGACCGCCACAAGTCGATCTTCGAGCCCTTCCAGACGAGCAAGGGCGTGCGCGGAACGGGCCTGGGACTGGCCGTGACCAAGCGCGTCGTCGAAGACCACCGCGGGCGCATCACGATCTCGAGCGAGCCCGGCAAGGGCTCGACCTTTACGATCGTGCTGCCAACGGATCCGGATCGAGACCACGATCCTGCGGCAACGCGCGGCCCGGCAGGACGCTGA
- the holA gene encoding DNA polymerase III subunit delta, whose translation MAKRTTSKPAKHAAPDGSERVAILKGREAFLRQHYLDKLREALGEATGLEVHTIRFDGESAELADVLDECRSPGLLPVHKLVVVDAADKFVREATRPALEKYAEAPDERATLVLRAETWRPGRLDKAVEKVGKVISCEAVGPQQAAQWATARAKGFHQVNLQADAARLLVDSVGVDLARLDAELGKLATDATGPVDAPEISAELVRTHVRATREAEKPWPLQDEIMSGDPARALAYVELWMGNAPRDQAVPAMWACVDLTRVLAVAARLAQGGTPEGAIAKKLNIWPAHKGGVIVRAAKRLGPAGAARLHQSACEADAAMKRGAPSRRTLERLCVEIASRVSRRPDTP comes from the coding sequence ATGGCCAAGCGAACCACGAGCAAGCCAGCCAAGCACGCCGCCCCGGACGGGAGCGAGCGGGTGGCCATCCTCAAGGGCCGCGAGGCGTTCCTGCGCCAGCACTACCTCGACAAGCTCCGGGAGGCCCTGGGCGAGGCGACAGGGCTGGAGGTCCACACGATCCGCTTCGACGGCGAATCGGCCGAGCTCGCGGATGTGCTCGACGAGTGTCGCAGCCCGGGGCTGCTGCCGGTGCACAAGCTGGTCGTGGTCGACGCCGCGGACAAGTTCGTGCGGGAGGCGACGCGGCCGGCCCTGGAGAAGTACGCCGAGGCGCCCGATGAAAGGGCGACGCTGGTGCTGCGGGCCGAGACGTGGCGGCCGGGTCGGCTGGACAAGGCCGTCGAGAAGGTCGGCAAGGTCATCTCGTGCGAGGCGGTGGGGCCCCAGCAGGCGGCCCAGTGGGCAACGGCGCGGGCCAAGGGCTTCCATCAGGTGAACCTCCAGGCCGACGCGGCGCGGCTGCTGGTCGATTCGGTGGGCGTCGACCTCGCGCGCCTCGATGCCGAGCTGGGCAAGCTGGCGACCGATGCCACGGGGCCCGTGGATGCGCCCGAGATCTCGGCCGAGCTGGTGCGGACGCACGTACGGGCGACGCGTGAGGCCGAAAAGCCCTGGCCGTTGCAGGACGAGATCATGTCGGGCGATCCGGCCCGGGCGCTCGCGTACGTCGAGCTTTGGATGGGCAACGCGCCGCGCGACCAGGCGGTGCCCGCGATGTGGGCGTGCGTCGACCTGACCCGCGTCCTGGCGGTCGCGGCGCGTCTGGCCCAGGGCGGCACGCCTGAGGGCGCCATCGCCAAGAAGCTCAACATCTGGCCCGCGCACAAGGGCGGCGTCATCGTGCGGGCGGCCAAGAGGCTCGGGCCCGCCGGCGCCGCGCGGCTGCACCAGAGCGCGTGCGAGGCCGACGCGGCCATGAAGCGTGGTGCGCCCAGCCGGCGGACGCTCGAGCGGCTGTGCGTCGAAATCGCAAGCCGCGTGAGCAGGCGGCCCGATACCCCGTGA
- a CDS encoding ATP-dependent Clp protease ATP-binding subunit: MFERFTDRARKVMGLANQEAQRLNHEYIGTEHILLGLVKEGSGVGANVLKNLDVDLRKVRLEVEKLVKAGPEMVTMGKLPQTPRAKKVIEYAIEEARSLNHNYVGTEHLLLGLLREQDGVAAQVLRNLGLKLDEVREEVLNLLGASGEGGGGGEEGFASAGVSGGSSTEGRKGKSRTPALDSFGRDLTELAKESSLDPVIGRAKEIERVVQILCRRTKNNPVLLGEAGVGKTAIVEGMAQRIISGDVPEILHEKRIVVLDLAMMVAGTKYRGQFEERIKAVMNEVRRAKNVILFIDELHTLVGAGGAEGAIDASNVLKPALARGEIQCIGATTFDEYRKYIEKDAALARRFQAIPVDPPNDEQTVEIIKGLRDRYEQHHRVRITDDAVKAAVELSGRYISGRVQPDKSIDVIDEAGARVRIKSMSKPPDLAEIESEVEKLGVEKDEAVKAADYERAAELRDQAEQLRKKKEEIQKTWREKSKEIDGTVDEDIIAEVVSSMTGVPLQRLESEEADRLLKLESELHKKVISQEDAIKAVARAIRRARAGLKDPKRPMGSFIFVGPSGVGKTLLSKALAEFMFGDEDALIHLDMSEYMEKHNVSRLIGAPPGYVGYEEGGQLTERIRRRPYSVVLLDEVEKAHPDVFNMLLQIMEEGRLTDSFGRNVDFRNTIMIMTSNIGADLIKGGGGFGFQKRTADVDYDNIKGILMKEIERFFRPEFINRLDDTIVFRPLTRDDLVQIIEYEVHKVADRLRIQNITMELDQAAKDFLIDKGYNPDFGARPLRRAIGQYIEDPLSEMLLSGEIQGRTLLKVTRKGEDENLYFNTEKLPDPPKDEDQGDNSEGDKPVSAGAEST; the protein is encoded by the coding sequence ATGTTCGAGCGATTCACAGACCGAGCCCGCAAGGTGATGGGCCTTGCAAACCAGGAAGCCCAGCGCCTCAACCACGAGTACATCGGGACCGAGCACATCTTGCTCGGCCTCGTGAAGGAAGGCTCTGGCGTCGGCGCCAACGTGCTGAAGAACCTCGACGTGGACCTGCGCAAGGTCCGCCTGGAGGTCGAGAAGCTCGTGAAGGCCGGCCCCGAGATGGTGACCATGGGCAAGCTGCCGCAGACGCCGCGCGCCAAGAAGGTCATCGAATATGCCATCGAAGAGGCGCGCAGTCTCAACCACAACTACGTGGGCACCGAGCACCTGCTGCTGGGCCTCTTGCGAGAGCAGGACGGCGTGGCGGCGCAGGTGCTGCGCAACCTGGGGCTGAAGCTCGACGAGGTCCGCGAAGAGGTCTTGAACCTGCTGGGCGCTTCGGGCGAGGGTGGCGGCGGTGGCGAGGAAGGCTTCGCCAGCGCGGGCGTCTCGGGCGGTAGCAGCACCGAGGGCCGCAAGGGCAAGAGCCGCACGCCGGCGCTCGACAGCTTCGGCCGCGACCTGACCGAGCTCGCGAAGGAGAGCTCGCTCGACCCGGTGATCGGGCGTGCGAAGGAGATCGAGCGCGTGGTGCAGATCCTGTGCCGCCGCACGAAGAACAACCCCGTGCTGCTGGGCGAGGCCGGCGTCGGCAAGACCGCCATCGTCGAGGGCATGGCCCAGCGCATCATCTCGGGCGATGTTCCCGAGATCCTGCACGAGAAGCGGATCGTGGTGCTCGACCTGGCGATGATGGTCGCCGGCACGAAGTACCGCGGCCAGTTCGAGGAGCGTATCAAGGCGGTGATGAACGAGGTTCGTCGCGCCAAGAACGTGATCCTGTTCATCGACGAGTTGCACACGCTCGTGGGTGCCGGCGGCGCCGAGGGCGCCATCGACGCGAGTAACGTGCTCAAGCCCGCGCTGGCTCGCGGCGAGATCCAGTGCATCGGCGCCACGACCTTCGACGAGTACCGCAAGTACATCGAGAAGGACGCCGCCCTGGCACGTCGCTTCCAGGCCATCCCGGTCGATCCGCCCAACGACGAGCAGACCGTGGAGATCATCAAGGGCCTGCGCGATCGCTACGAGCAGCACCACCGCGTGCGCATCACCGACGACGCCGTCAAGGCCGCCGTCGAGCTCAGCGGTCGCTACATCTCCGGCCGCGTGCAGCCCGACAAGTCGATCGACGTGATCGACGAGGCCGGCGCGCGCGTACGCATCAAGAGCATGAGCAAGCCGCCAGACCTCGCGGAGATCGAGAGCGAGGTCGAGAAGCTGGGCGTGGAGAAGGACGAGGCCGTGAAGGCCGCGGACTACGAGCGCGCTGCCGAGCTTCGCGACCAGGCCGAGCAGCTCCGCAAGAAGAAGGAAGAGATCCAGAAGACCTGGCGCGAGAAGTCCAAGGAGATCGACGGCACGGTCGACGAGGACATCATCGCCGAGGTCGTCTCGAGCATGACCGGCGTGCCGCTGCAGCGCCTCGAGAGTGAGGAGGCCGACCGCCTGCTCAAGCTCGAGAGCGAGCTGCACAAGAAGGTCATCAGCCAGGAGGACGCCATCAAGGCCGTCGCCCGCGCCATCCGGCGTGCGCGTGCGGGCCTGAAGGATCCCAAGCGCCCGATGGGTTCGTTCATCTTCGTCGGGCCCAGCGGCGTTGGCAAGACGCTGCTGAGCAAGGCGCTGGCCGAGTTCATGTTCGGCGACGAGGATGCGCTGATCCACCTCGACATGAGCGAGTACATGGAGAAGCACAACGTCAGCCGCCTCATCGGCGCACCCCCCGGGTACGTCGGCTACGAGGAGGGCGGCCAGCTCACCGAGCGCATCCGCCGCCGGCCGTACTCGGTCGTGCTGCTGGATGAAGTCGAGAAAGCCCACCCGGACGTCTTCAACATGCTGCTGCAGATCATGGAGGAAGGTCGCCTGACCGACTCGTTCGGCCGGAACGTGGACTTCCGCAACACCATCATGATCATGACCAGCAACATCGGTGCTGATCTGATCAAGGGCGGTGGCGGCTTCGGCTTCCAGAAGCGGACGGCCGACGTGGACTACGACAACATCAAGGGCATCTTGATGAAGGAGATCGAGCGGTTCTTCCGCCCCGAGTTCATCAACCGCCTGGACGACACGATCGTGTTCCGCCCGCTGACCCGCGACGATCTGGTGCAGATCATCGAGTACGAGGTGCACAAGGTGGCCGACCGCCTGCGCATCCAGAACATCACGATGGAGCTGGATCAGGCGGCCAAGGACTTCCTGATCGACAAGGGGTACAACCCTGACTTCGGTGCCCGGCCGTTGCGTCGCGCGATCGGGCAGTACATCGAAGACCCGCTCAGCGAGATGCTGCTGTCGGGCGAGATCCAGGGCCGAACGCTGCTGAAGGTGACCCGCAAGGGCGAGGACGAGAACCTCTACTTCAACACCGAGAAGCTGCCGGACCCGCCCAAGGACGAGGACCAGGGCGACAACTCGGAGGGCGACAAGCCCGTGTCGGCAGGTGCCGAGTCGACCTGA
- a CDS encoding GC-type dockerin domain-anchored protein, protein MKTTIGLASAALLACGAAQAQVIDFEDGFEGQSITDEYAGQGVIFGTGAGSASISSYAGYFGTLSICNATAGGALGDRDLTLIMEFDPPISLIEFDFHSAGSPGADFPIRFYVGSSLINIDSLPQTGSVWFVDLVFDGLASVDRIEIDSGGGAGWLFSLDNISVESTACYADFDEDGSLTIFDFLAFQNAFDAGDLIADCDEDGSLTIFDFLCFQNAFDAGCE, encoded by the coding sequence ATGAAGACGACCATCGGTCTCGCTTCCGCGGCCTTGCTCGCCTGTGGCGCTGCCCAGGCACAGGTCATTGATTTCGAAGACGGCTTCGAGGGGCAGTCCATCACCGACGAGTACGCCGGACAGGGCGTGATCTTCGGCACGGGCGCCGGTTCGGCCTCGATCTCGAGCTACGCCGGCTACTTCGGCACGCTCTCGATCTGCAACGCGACCGCGGGCGGCGCACTGGGCGACCGCGACCTGACGCTGATCATGGAGTTCGATCCGCCGATCAGCCTCATCGAGTTCGACTTCCACAGCGCGGGCAGCCCGGGCGCGGACTTCCCGATCCGCTTCTACGTCGGCAGCAGCCTCATCAACATCGACAGCCTGCCGCAAACCGGCTCGGTTTGGTTCGTCGATCTCGTCTTCGACGGCCTGGCCTCGGTTGATCGCATCGAGATCGACTCCGGCGGCGGCGCTGGCTGGCTCTTCAGCCTCGACAACATCTCCGTCGAATCGACCGCGTGCTACGCCGACTTCGACGAAGACGGATCGCTCACCATCTTCGACTTCCTGGCCTTCCAGAACGCCTTCGACGCGGGCGACCTCATCGCCGACTGCGACGAGGATGGCTCGCTGACCATCTTCGACTTCCTCTGCTTCCAGAACGCGTTCGACGCCGGCTGCGAGTAG
- a CDS encoding PEP-CTERM sorting domain-containing protein, whose translation MRIAGIIAVAGLATVANAQLIDFEGLGEGTPVDTQYAGLGVEFSTSIGTASISSYSGFFGSDVLANATMGGAAGDRALTLIMEFSTPISELEFDFNSAGTPGADFNIRFYNGGGLASSDVLPQAGVAWVTDINYSSLPSVTRVEIDSVNDGWIFGVDNMDYRQIPAPASLALLGMGGMVAMRRRR comes from the coding sequence ATGCGTATCGCAGGGATCATTGCAGTGGCTGGGCTGGCGACCGTCGCCAACGCCCAGCTCATCGACTTCGAGGGACTGGGCGAAGGCACACCCGTCGACACCCAGTATGCCGGCCTGGGCGTCGAATTCTCGACCAGCATCGGCACCGCGTCGATCAGCTCCTACTCGGGCTTCTTCGGCTCGGACGTGCTGGCCAACGCGACCATGGGCGGCGCCGCGGGCGACCGTGCCCTGACGCTGATCATGGAGTTCTCCACGCCCATCTCGGAGCTGGAGTTCGACTTCAACAGCGCCGGCACGCCGGGTGCCGACTTCAACATCCGCTTCTACAACGGAGGCGGCCTCGCCTCGAGCGACGTGCTGCCCCAGGCCGGCGTCGCTTGGGTCACGGACATTAACTACAGCAGCCTGCCGAGCGTCACCCGCGTCGAGATCGACTCGGTGAACGACGGCTGGATCTTCGGCGTCGACAACATGGACTACCGGCAGATCCCCGCTCCCGCGTCGCTGGCCCTGCTGGGCATGGGCGGCATGGTGGCGATGCGTCGCCGTCGCTAG
- a CDS encoding GC-type dockerin domain-anchored protein: MQRLTTAFAVLALAGVASAQTVSVLGDLTPGDTLTGDFPTDLIDGEITPTTWDFYELTAEAGDLVRIEVNRLTDALDPISGAYFGSVDGELLPPDGTFVLEADVGGLPFVFVASGDDDDPPATGAGPFGDPNYAFVATDAGTYTIIVASFGSDPGVLEYEVTATIGDAPTVRLEYLGDTTDGDRFNRPTSLTALSTFATDVPFEAAEIEVAEDGAFTVLSDQENFGLAWDGYLLVYENGFDPISPLDNLIALNDDYFGVLLPGTGVGYSGIEGLTLQAGVPYTIVQTGFGNDDFGPYQVQVLGNSDVRIFTCYADFDGDGQLTIFDFLAFQNAFDAGDLIADCDEDGSLTIFDFLCYQNQFDLGCE, encoded by the coding sequence GTGCAACGACTGACGACCGCATTCGCAGTACTCGCCCTGGCCGGCGTGGCCTCGGCCCAGACCGTGTCCGTGCTGGGCGACCTGACGCCGGGCGACACCCTCACCGGCGACTTCCCCACCGACCTGATCGATGGTGAGATCACCCCCACCACCTGGGACTTCTACGAGCTGACCGCCGAAGCCGGCGACCTCGTCCGCATCGAGGTCAATCGCCTGACCGACGCGCTCGACCCAATCTCGGGGGCCTACTTCGGGAGCGTCGACGGCGAGCTCCTGCCTCCCGACGGCACGTTCGTCCTCGAGGCCGACGTGGGCGGACTGCCCTTCGTATTCGTCGCGTCGGGCGACGACGACGATCCTCCGGCCACCGGCGCCGGGCCCTTCGGCGATCCGAACTACGCGTTCGTCGCGACCGACGCGGGTACCTACACCATCATCGTCGCGAGCTTCGGCAGCGACCCGGGCGTGCTGGAATACGAGGTCACCGCCACCATCGGCGATGCCCCGACCGTCCGCCTCGAGTACCTGGGCGACACGACCGACGGCGACCGCTTCAACCGGCCGACGAGCCTGACCGCGCTGAGCACCTTCGCCACCGACGTGCCCTTCGAGGCCGCCGAGATCGAGGTCGCCGAGGACGGAGCCTTCACGGTCTTGAGCGACCAGGAGAACTTCGGCCTCGCGTGGGATGGCTACCTGCTCGTCTACGAGAACGGCTTCGACCCGATCTCGCCGCTCGACAACCTCATCGCGCTCAACGACGACTACTTCGGCGTGCTCCTGCCGGGCACCGGCGTGGGCTACTCGGGCATCGAGGGACTGACCCTCCAGGCAGGCGTGCCGTACACGATCGTGCAGACCGGGTTCGGCAACGACGACTTCGGCCCCTACCAGGTCCAGGTGCTGGGCAACTCCGACGTTCGCATCTTTACCTGCTACGCAGACTTCGACGGCGACGGCCAGCTCACCATCTTCGACTTCCTGGCCTTCCAGAACGCCTTCGACGCGGGCGACCTCATCGCCGACTGCGACGAAGACGGCTCGCTGACCATCTTCGACTTCCTCTGCTACCAGAACCAGTTCGACCTCGGCTGCGAGTAA
- a CDS encoding GC-type dockerin domain-anchored protein encodes MHRPTAACLVLALAATANAQELEYLGDTTDGDRFNRPSSLSALSGFATDVAFEPVQIEVTETGSYTILSDQTNFGLLWDGYLLVYETAFDPASPLDNLVGINDDYFGSMLPGVGVGYSGLDSIVLNEGVAYFIVHTGFSNDDAGPYQAQVSGPGSVRIFTCYADLNGDSQLDIFDFLEFQNLFDAGDDQADCDDNGTLDIFDFLCFQNAFDAGCE; translated from the coding sequence ATGCACCGCCCCACCGCCGCCTGCCTCGTACTGGCACTCGCCGCGACCGCCAACGCACAGGAACTGGAGTACCTCGGAGACACCACCGACGGCGACCGCTTCAACCGGCCGAGCAGCCTGAGCGCCCTCAGCGGCTTCGCCACCGACGTCGCCTTCGAGCCAGTCCAGATCGAAGTCACCGAGACCGGCTCATACACCATCCTGAGCGATCAAACCAACTTCGGCCTCCTCTGGGACGGCTACCTGCTCGTCTACGAGACCGCCTTCGATCCCGCCAGCCCGCTGGATAACCTCGTCGGCATCAACGACGACTACTTCGGCTCCATGCTGCCGGGCGTGGGCGTGGGCTACTCGGGGCTCGACAGCATCGTGCTCAACGAGGGCGTGGCCTACTTCATCGTCCACACCGGGTTCTCGAACGACGACGCAGGCCCGTACCAGGCCCAGGTCTCCGGTCCCGGCAGCGTGCGCATCTTTACGTGCTATGCCGACCTGAACGGCGACAGCCAGCTGGACATCTTCGACTTCCTCGAGTTCCAGAACCTGTTCGACGCGGGCGACGACCAGGCCGACTGCGACGACAACGGCACCCTCGACATCTTCGACTTCCTCTGCTTCCAGAACGCCTTCGACGCGGGCTGCGAGTAA